Proteins encoded in a region of the Scomber scombrus chromosome 16, fScoSco1.1, whole genome shotgun sequence genome:
- the hdac1 gene encoding histone deacetylase 1, which translates to MALSHGTKKKVCYYYDGDVGNYYYGQGHPMKPHRIRMTHNLLLNYGLYRKMEIYRPHKASGEEMTKYHSDDYIKFLRSIRPDNMSEYSKQMQRFNVGEDCPVFDGLFEFCQLSTGGSVAGAVKLNKQQTDIAINWAGGLHHAKKSEASGFCYVNDIVLAILELLKYHQRVLYIDIDIHHGDGVEEAFYTTDRVMTVSFHKYGEYFPGTGDLRDIGAGKGKYYAVNYPLRDGIDDESYEAIFKPIMAKVMEMYQPSAVVLQCGADSLSGDRLGCFNLTIKGHAKCVEYIKSFNLPLLMLGGGGYTIRNVARCWTYETAVALDSSIPNELPYNDYFEYFGPDFKLHISPSNMTNQNTNEYLEKIKQRLFENLRMLPHAPGVQMQAIPEDAPHPDSGDEDEEDPDKRVSIRAHDKRIACEEEFSDSEDEAEGQGGGRRNAANHKKPKRVKKEEEKEDEEKKEVKEEEKEEEKMDTTGPKEEVKTT; encoded by the exons ATGGCGCTGTCTCatggaacaaagaaaaaagtttgcTATTACTATGACG GTGATGTGGGAAACTACTATTATGGCCAGGGCCACCCTATGAAACCTCACAGGATCCGCATGACGCACAACCTCCTCCTCAACTATGGACTGTACAGGAAGATGGAGATATAT aGACCACACAAAGCCAGCGGTGAAGAGATGACCAAATACCACAGTGACGACTACATCAAGTTCCTGAGGTCCATCCGACCGGACAACATGTCTGAGTACAGCAAACAGATGCAGAGAT TCAACGTGGGAGAGGACTGTCCTGTGTTTGATGGTCTGTTTGAGTTTTGTCAGCTCTCTACGGGTGGATCTGTAG CCGGGGCTGTGAAGCTGAACAAGCAGCAGACAGACATCGCCATCAACTGGGCCGGCGGACTCCACCACGCCAAGAAGTCTGAGGCCTCCGGTTTCTGCTACGTCAACGACATCGTCCTCGCCATCCTCGAGCTGCTCAA GTACCACCAGCGAGTGCTGTACATCGACATCGACATCCACCACGGTGACGGAGTGGAGGAGGCCTTCTACACCACAGACAGGGTCATGACCGTCTCCTTCCACAAGTACGGGGAGTACTTCCCCGGCACCGGAGACCTGAGG GACATCGGAGCTGGAAAGGGCAAATACTACGCTGTGAATTACCCGCTCAGAGACGGCATCGATGATGAGTCGTATGAAGCCATCTTCAAACCT atcATGGCTAAAGTCATGGAGATGTACCAGCCCAGTGCTGTGGTGCTACAGTGTGGAGCTGATTCCCTCTCAGGAGACAGACTGGGCTGCTTCAACCTCACCATCAAAG GCCACGCCAAGTGTGTGGAGTACATCAAAAGCTTCAACCTCCCCCTGCTGATGCTTGGCGGTGGTGGCTACACCATCCGCAACGTGGCGCGCTGCTGGACCTACGAAACAGCTGTGGCCCTGGACTCCTCCATCCCCAACGAGCTGCCCTACAACGACTACTTCGAGTACTTCGGGCCCGACTTCAAGCTGCACATCAGCCCGTCCAACATGACCAACCAGAACACCAACGAGTACCTCGAGAAGATCAAGCAGCGCCTGTTTGAGAACCTGCGCATGCTGCCGCACGCCCCCGGAGTCCAGATGCAGGCCATCCCCGAGGACGCTCCCCATCCGGACAGCGGGGACGAGGATGAGGAGGACCCCGACAAACGCGTTTCCA tccgGGCTCACGACAAGAGGATAGCCTGCGAGGAGGAGTTTTCTGATTCGGAGGACGAGGCGGAGGGACAGGGAGGAGGCCGCAGGAACGCAGCCAACCACAAGAAGCCCAAACGagtgaagaaggaggaagagaaggaagatgaagagaagaaag aagtgaaagaagaagagaaggaggaagagaagatggATACAACAGG acCAAAAGAAGAAGTGAAGACAACTTGA